One segment of Candidatus Hydrogenedentota bacterium DNA contains the following:
- a CDS encoding MTH1187 family thiamine-binding protein → MKVIVDLCIIPLNAEVSLSPYIAACQEILQTAGLEIHLHAFGTNIEGEWDSVMAAIKACHEKVHAMGAPRISTTIKLGTRVDREQSMKDKVLHVQSILGAATTH, encoded by the coding sequence ATGAAAGTTATCGTCGATCTCTGTATCATTCCCCTGAATGCCGAAGTGTCCCTCTCACCCTACATCGCGGCGTGCCAGGAGATTCTTCAGACCGCCGGGCTGGAGATTCACCTCCACGCCTTCGGAACAAATATCGAAGGGGAATGGGACTCCGTCATGGCCGCGATCAAGGCGTGCCACGAGAAAGTCCACGCCATGGGCGCGCCCCGCATCAGCACCACCATCAAACTGGGCACACGGGTGGACAGGGAGCAGTCGATGAAGGACAAAGTCCTTCACGTCCAGTCCATCCTCGGCGCAGCAACCACCCACTAA